A stretch of the Amycolatopsis sp. BJA-103 genome encodes the following:
- a CDS encoding CGNR zinc finger domain-containing protein — MNTDASLVVEFLNTVNVERGTDLLDDPETWQRWARDHRLRADTPAAARETRDALRSAIGDPRLPRLGLRVPAEIVLGPEGPLLVAESVSEAVMAASTRLTVLGEWVRLKICPADDCLWAFYDESRNRSRTWCSMRSCGNREKARAWRARTADVST; from the coding sequence GTGAACACCGACGCGTCCCTGGTGGTCGAGTTTCTGAACACGGTGAACGTCGAACGCGGCACCGACCTCCTGGACGATCCGGAGACCTGGCAACGCTGGGCCCGCGATCACCGGCTGCGCGCGGACACCCCCGCGGCCGCGCGCGAAACCCGGGACGCGCTGCGTTCGGCGATCGGCGACCCGCGGCTGCCCCGGCTCGGCCTGCGCGTGCCGGCGGAGATCGTCCTCGGCCCGGAAGGCCCGCTCCTGGTCGCGGAATCGGTCAGCGAAGCGGTGATGGCCGCGTCGACCCGGCTGACCGTGCTCGGCGAGTGGGTCCGGCTCAAGATCTGCCCGGCGGACGACTGCCTGTGGGCCTTCTACGACGAGTCGCGGAACCGGTCGCGGACGTGGTGCTCGATGCGGTCGTGCGGGAACCGGGAGAAGGCGCGGGCCTGGCGGGCGCGGACGGCGGACGTCTCGACCTGA
- a CDS encoding VOC family protein gives MGAVPTFGAVALDCPDPVALAEFYRELLDWKAAEVATDGHWVTLRNPEGGARLSFQRVPDYRPPAWPSAENPQQAHVDLDVTDLEAGHERALAIGAKLLDDSPETFRVYADPAGHPFCLCAC, from the coding sequence ATGGGAGCGGTACCGACCTTCGGCGCGGTGGCCCTCGACTGCCCGGATCCGGTCGCGCTGGCGGAGTTCTACCGCGAGCTGCTCGACTGGAAGGCGGCCGAGGTCGCCACGGACGGCCATTGGGTGACGCTGCGGAACCCCGAGGGCGGCGCGCGGCTCTCGTTCCAGCGCGTCCCGGACTACCGCCCGCCCGCGTGGCCGTCGGCGGAGAACCCGCAGCAGGCGCACGTCGACCTCGACGTCACCGACCTCGAAGCCGGTCACGAGCGCGCGCTGGCCATCGGCGCGAAGCTGCTCGACGACTCTCCGGAGACCTTCCGGGTCTACGCGGATCCGGCCGGACACCCGTTTTGCCTGTGCGCCTGCTGA